GCTGTCACCAGCCAGTTCGAGAACCACCTGCGCGCCGCCCTCGACCTGCCCCTCGGCTCGCCCGCCCCGCGCGCCCGCTGGACGGTGATGGTCAACATCCTCGGTGGCGACAACCCCGATGTCGGCCGCCTCTACGACGGCTACCCCCACGCCCTGGCCCGCGACCCACAGCTGCGGGTGCACCTCTACGGCAAGGACCTGCGCCCGGGACGGAAGGTCGGCCACGTCAACGTCTACGGCGACGACCTCGAGGACTGCCTCGAGCGGGGTCGCCACGCCGCCGCGTGGTTCCGCGGCGACCTCGGCAACGAGAGCGAGTAGGCCTCAGCGGTCGGCGCAGGCGGCGACCAGCGGCTCGCTGTCGTCCGCCTCGGCTGCTTCCGCGAGATCGGCGTACCTGTCGTCGAGGACCCCGGCCGCCGTGACCAGGTCCCGGCCGCGGTACCACGCCTCGCCGCCCTCCGCCACGAACAGGCAGCCGGTGCCGGCGAGCAGGGCGGCGTCCGGGGCGACCTCGTCGACGTCGGCGCACGCGTGGTCGACCTGCGACCTGCCCTCCTCGACGTTCTCCTCGTCCGGCTCGTTGCCGACCAGCAGGTCACGGACCGAGAAGTCTGCGCGGTCGATCCCCTCGGTGATCTCCGGCGCGAGGAGGGTGCTGAGGTCGACCTGGGCCCGCCAGAGCGCGTTCTGGTCGTCGTCGCTGGCGAGCTCGAGCCCGCTGACGTCGCGCTGCTGGTGGTGCAGCCCGCACAGGACCCGGGTCAGCAGGCCCGGCTCGAGACTCGGCTCCGGCGTGCCCGAGCAGGAGGTGAGGACGAGGAGCGCAGCCGGGAGGGCCGCCACCGGAGCCGTGCGTGACATGGCCCCGATCCTGCCCAGCGGCCTCGCCGATAACCTCTCCCCATGACTGCGCGCGTGGGCATCGTGATGGGCTCCGACTCCGACTGGCCGGTGATGAAGGCTGCGGCCGAGGCGCTGCGGGAGTTCGGCATCTCCTACGAGGCCGACGTCGTCTCGGCGCACCGGATGCCGGCCGAGATGCTCGCCTACGGCCAGGACGCCGCCGGTCGGGGGCTGTCGGTGATCATCGCCGGCGCTGGCGGCGCGGCCCACCTGCCGGGCATGCTCGCGGCCGTCACGCCGCTGCCGGTGATCGGGGTGCCGGTGCCGCTGAAGTACCTCGACGGCATGGACTCGCTGCTCTCCATCGTGCAGATGCCGGCGGGCGTGCCGGTGGCGACGGTCGCGATCGGCGGCGCGCGCAACGCCGGCCTGCTCGCCGTACGCATCCTCGCGGCGACCGACCCGGCGCTGCAGCGGCGGATGGCCGACTTCCAGGCCGAGCTGAAGCTCGCGGCCGAGGCGAAGGGCGCGGTCGTCCGCGACCAGTAGGGCTCAGCGGGCGCGCTTGCGCCACTCGATGGCCGGGCAGGTGTCCATGACCATCGGTACGCCGGCCGCCCGGGTCCGCGCGAAGGCGGCCTCGTCGACCACCCCGAGCTGGAACCACACGCCCCCGGCGCCGACCGCGACCGCCTCGTCGGCGAAGCGCCCCGCGTCCTCGGAGCGACGGAACACGTCGACCACGTCGATCGGGAACGGGACGTCGGCGAGGGTCGCGTAGCCCTGCTCGCCGAGCACCACCGGCGCCGACGGGTGGATCGGCACGATCTTCTTGCCGCGCGCCTGCAGCAGCTCCGCGATCCGGTACGCCGTGCGGTCGGGGTTGCCCGACAGGCCGACGACCGCCCAGGTGGTCGCCTCGTCGAGCATCCAGTCGATGGTCTCGGGGTCGAGGTGCGAAGTCGTGGTCACGTAGGTGCAACCCGGGTCGGGGCCCGGCTCTTCCCTCACGCCCGGCCGAGGGCGTCGCGGACCTCGCGCACGACCTGCTCGACGTCGCGCCCGCCGCTCGTGATCACGATGGTGGGCGCGCCCGCGGACGCGGGTCCACGCAGCACGGCGAGCGCGTGGTCCAGGGCCCGGTCGACGAGCGCCTGCGCCGTCGCTGCGTCGTCGACCTCGCCGCGCAGCCACTGCCGCAACACGTGGTTGTGGCCGATGACGACCGCGGAGGCGACCAGCTCGGCGCGCAGGGACCCGTCGGTCTCGGCGTCGAGCCAGCGGTGGACGTGCTTGCCGAACAGGCGCACGTAGCGCTGCACGCTCGCGATCTCGCGGTCGCGGATCGCCGGCACGGTGCTGGCCAGCCGGTAGCGGGTGCGGGCGGTCTCGCCCTCGTCGAGGTAGTGGGCCAGCACGATCCCGGCCGCCTCGCGCAGTGCCACCTCGCGTCCCGCGCTCGAGGCCGTGGCGAGCCGCTCGTCGACCCGGCCCAGCAGCGCCTCGTGGTCGGGCAGGACGACGTCGTCCTTCGTGGGGAAGTGGCGGAAGAACGTGCTCCGGCCGGTGCCGGCGCGGGTGGCGATCTCGTCGACGGTGGTGGCGTCGTAACCCTGGCCGGCGAAGAGCTCGAAGGCGGCGGCGACGAGACGGTCGCGGGAGGTGGCGGGCACGGGCTGACCCTAACTCGACGGAACGGAGTCTCACTAGTACGATACTGAGTACCAAAGAGACCAGGAGGCCGTCGTGAGCGACTACCCGATGTACGCCCTGTCCGAGGAGCACCAGGCGATCCGCGAGGCCGTGCGCGCGATCTGCGACGCCAAGGTCGCGCCGTTCGCGGCCGAGGTCGACGAGCAGGCCCGCTTCCCGCGTGAGGCCGCCGAGGCCCTCAGGGCCGCCGACTTCCACGCGCCCCACGTCCCCGAGGCGTACGGCGGCGCCGGCGCCGACGCCCTGGCCACCGTCCTGGTCATCGAGGAGATCGCCCGCGCCGACGTCTCGGCCTCCCTGATCCCGGCCGTCAACAAGCTCGGCTCGCTGCCGGTCATGATCGGCGGCTCCGAGGAGCTCAAGCAGAAGTACCTCGGCCGGCTCGCGGCCGGAGAGGGCTTCTCCTACTGCCTGTCCGAGCCCGACGCCGGCTCGGACGCCGCCAACCAGAAGACCCGTGCGGTCCGCGACGGCGACGCCTGGATCCTCAACGGCACCAAGCGCTGGATCTCGAATGCGGGGGAGTCGGAGTTCTACACCGTGCTCGCCACCACCGACCCCGACGCCCGGACCAAGGGGATCTCGGCGTTCGTCGTCGAGAAGGGAGACGCCGGCGTCTCCTTCGGTGCCCCGGAGAAGAAGCTCGGCATCAAGGGCTCGCCCACCCGCGAGGTCTACTTCGACAACGTCCGGATCCCCGCCGACCGGATCATCGGTGAGGAGGGCAAGGGCTTCGAGTACGCCATGAAGACCCTGGACCACACCCGGGTCACGATCGCCGCCCAGGCTGTCGGCGTCGCCCAGGGTGCCCTTGACTACGCGCTCGAGTACGCCAAGGAGCGCCAGCAGTTCGGCAAGGCGATCGCCGACTTCCAGGGCCTGCAGTTCCTGCTCGCCGACATGGGCATGAAGGTCGAGGCCGCCCGCCAGCTGACCTACGCCGCCGCCGGTCGGTCCGAGCGTGGTGACAGCGACCTCACCTTCTTCGGTGCCGCGGCCAAGTGCTTCGCCTCGGACGTCGCCATGGAGGTCACCACCAACGCGGTGCAGGTCCTCGGCGGCTACGGCTACACCCGCGACTACCCGGTCGAGCGGATGATGCGCGACGCCAAGATCACCCAGATCTACGAGGGCACCAACCAGGTGCAGCGGATCGTGATGGCCCGCCAGCTCCTCGCCGGGGTGCAGAGCGAGATCTGAGTCACACGCGTGGCTGTGTGTGCCTCTGCCTCGGGTGGGTAGGTCCCGGCTCGGGGGGACGTCCGGTCCTGCCCGACGTACTCACCCGAGGAGAGAATCCATGCAGATGCGCCGGCTCCGCCAGGCCCTGGTCGCCGTCATCGTCCCTGCCGCCCTGGTCGGCCTGACGGTCGGTCCCGCCGAGGCGGCCGCGAAGGCCCCGAAGCTCCCCACCCCCGCCAAGGTCGCGGCGGCCTACCCGCACCTCGCCGGTGTCACGCCGGTGGTGGTCTCCGGCGCGGCGAAGCCGGGCAACTGCACCCCGGCCGCGCTGGTCAAGGGCGCCAAGTCCTCCGCCGCCGTCTACAGCGCCTCCGCCCCGGCTGCCGCCACCCCGTCGGTCACCGTTGCGGCCATTCGCTTCAAGTCGGCCACCAAGGCGAAGGCGTACCTGAAGAAGGCTGCCGCCTTCATCGCGTGCGAGTCGCAGGCTCTGGGCTTCACCTTCAGCTCGACCGCGTTCAAGTTCAAGCTCAAGGGCACCGACCAGCGCGTCGGCCTGACCACCACCCAGTCGATCAGCGGCATCAGCATCGCCGGTCAGACCCTGCTCGCCCGCAAGGGCGAGAAGGTCGTCAGCGTGACGGCCGTCTCCGGGAACGCCACGGCTCCGGCCGTCGAGCCGGCCCAGGGCCTGCTCAAGGTCGCGGTCAAGGCCGCTCGCTGACCCACGCCAGGACGAACGCCCTGCAGCCCGCTCGGGCTGCAGGGCGTTCTGCTTGTCACGACTTGTCACCGACGTGGAGTGACCCCTCGCCAATGCCCGGCTACCAAAGGTGTTACCGGATGTCGCGTGTAGAAGGGTAAAAAGTCGGCGGGAGGGCCGTAACAAACCTCACAGGGGCCCGTTTGACCATCAAGCTCGCCCATCAACCGGGGCGATGGGCGAAGCGTCCGTGTTTCATCTTTCGGGAGATGGGGTCTTGATGCGTCGTTACCTGGTCCTGGGGAGTGCCGTCGTGGCACCCCTCGCGTTCCTGCTCGCCCTGGTCGGGTGGGGGAGTCCCGCGTCCGCGGACGACTACACGCCGGCGCTGCCGACGTCGTGCCGGGTCAGCGTGCCCGCCACCGTCGTCGGCGACCGCGTCGTCGTACGGGTGCGGGTGAGCGTGGCCGGCAACGTGCAGCCGACCGGGAACGTGACGGTCGAGGTCGACAAGAGCTTCTCGAAGAAGGTGCGCTACGACGGGGTGGCCGTCGAGGTCCTCGGTCCGCGGCTGAGCCGGGGCGAGCACAAGGCGAGTGCCACCTTCGTCCCCGACGATGTGAAGAAGTTCTCCGGGTGTCGCGACGCCGTGACGTTCTCCGTGGGTGCCGAGCAGGCCGGTGGGGGCGGCACCGGTGGACTGCCCAACACCGGTGGGCCGCACCTGGGGTTCCTCCTCGCCGGGGTCGGGCTCGTGGCGACCGGTGGTGGACTCGTCGAGCGGGGCCGCCGCCGGGCGTGACACGCAGGTCCGCGCCGCGTTGGATGGGGTGGGGCTGTCCGACGTGGGGCCCCGCGAGGAGGGAACCCCATGACCCAGACGGAGCGGCCCGACGACACGGACGTCGCGCCCGAGCGCGTACGACGACGGCGCTCTCGCCCCGCTGACGCCCCGTCCGGCAAGGCATCGGTCTCGACGGGCCGCCGGATCTCGTTCTGGACCGGTTGCGGCCTGATCGTCGCCGGTCTCGCCGTGCTCGGCTGGGTGGCGTGGCAGTTCTGGGGCACCAACTGGCAGTCTGGCCAGCGGCAGGACGACGTACGCCGTGCGCTCCAGTCCGGCTGGGGCGACGGCCAGGACGTCGTCCGCACCGACTTCGGCAATGCCACCGCCATCGTGCACATCCCGAAGTTCGGCAAGGACTACGCGGTCCCCGTGCTCGAGGGCTCGAGCCAGGAGGTGCTCGCTGCAGGGGTGGGCCACATGGCCGACACCGCGGACGCGGGTGCTGCCGGCAACTACGTCCTCGCCGGGCACCGGGTCACCCACGGCGAGCCCTTCGCCGAGCTGCCCTCGCTGGAGCCCGGCGACGAGGTGGTGGTCGAGACCCGCGCTGCGACGTACACCTACGTCCTCGACACCGGCGGCCAGGACCTGGTCATCCCGTTCACCCAGACCTGGGTCCTCGACCCGAAGCCGGTGAACCCTCACGGCGGCACCCAGCCGCCCGCCGACGCGGGGGACCACCTGATCACCCTGCTCACGTGCTCGGAGATCTTCCACACCGACAACCGCTCGGTCGTCTTCGGCCACCTCGTTGAGACGAAGCCCACAGGCGAGTCCGCGGCCGGCTGACCCGGCAGGGGTGATGTGCACTACGCTGAGCGATGCACTGCCCGTCACCTTGAACACCACGGGTCGTTGCATGGGGAAGTTCAAGGAGGACACGTGCTCAAGAAGCTGGCTGCGCTCGCCACGCTTGCCGCCGCATTCGCTGTCGCGCCGTCGGCGCCCGCGCGTGCGGATGACGGCTACACGGTCAAGATCCCGACCGTGACCCACATCCAGGTCATCACCGCCGAACCGGGTGAGCCGATCGTGCTGGAGGTCAGCGCGAGCGCCAACTACCCGACGCCGCCCGCCGGCAACATCGCGGTCACCGTCTCCGCGGGGGGCAACGCCGCCCGTGGGGCCCAGGTCGCCGCTGCCAAGCCGGTCTTCTCGACCACGGTGCACTTCGTCGACAAGCCGATCCGGGTCAAGGGTCCGCGCCTGCCCAAGGGCGGCTACCTCGCCCACGCGGCCCTCACCCCCGATGACGCGGCCCGGTTCCTGCCGTCGTCCGACACCACCGGCTTCCGCATCGGCGCTGCCGATGCCGGTGGCGGCGACAAGGGCGGCGCGCTGCCCAACACCGGTGGCCCGGACCTGATCTGGCTGGTCCTCGGCGCCGGCCTCGTCGCCGCGGGTGCGGGTGGGGTCGGCTACGGCCGCCGCCGCAGCGCCCCGGCTGCCGCCTGACGCACCACGATCCATCCCACCGGCCGTCCCCTCGGGGGCGGCCGGTGTGCTGTGCGCCGACCCCGTCGTGCGACGGGGTCGGTCAGGGGGCGAACCAGCCCGTGCTGCGGGCCATGCCGATGGCGCGGTCGGCGCCCTTCCAGTTGGCCTGCATGAACAGCCAGGGCCGGGCGTACCAGAGGAAGCCGTCGACGTACTGCTTCGCCTCGCGGCTGGTCTGCTTCGACAGGCCCCAGCGCTCGTCCCCGACGCGGGAGGTCGGGGGGATGCCGAGGGTGACGCAGCCGCGGCGGTCGGAGGTCGAGCCGCAGACGCGGGCGTTGTCGTTGACCCGGCTGCCCTGGGCCTCGACCTCAGGCCAGGTCATGCCGTTGCCGTTCTGGGCGGTGTCGACGACGAAGTGGACGCCCTTGACACCACGCGCGCGCAGGATCCGGACCAGCTCGGCGCCGTAGGCGACGGACTCCTCGGTGCCGACGTAGTGGGTGGCGTTGAGGGCGAAGCCGCGGGCCTCGGCGATGCCGTTGGCCATCAGCAGGTCGGCGGCCTGGGAGGCGCGGGGCGCGCCGACCTGCGGGGTGCTGCTCCAGTCGGCGGCGCCGGCGTCGAGGTAGACGCTGGTGTTGGGCTGTGCGGCGAAGGTCTTGACGGCGTAGGTGATCAGCGAGCTGGTCACCGCGCGGTTCGAGCACCACCAGAACGGCAGGTCCGGCTGCAGGATGATCGCGGTGTGCTGGCGTCCGAGGGCCCGGGCGGCGTTGGCGATCCAGCGCCGGTAGGTGTCCTGACCGCCGCGGGACGGGGCACGACCGCCGCAGACGGCGTGCTCCCACGGGTCCATCCGGAAGATCGCGAGCTGGACGAGGACCTTCGGGTCGCCGCCGGAGGCGTTCTCGACGTACTCCCGCACGACCGAGCCGATCTGCTCCGGCGACCCGCTCCAGTCGCCGAGCCACAGCGACTTGGGGCGCAGCGCGATCTTGCCGAGCAGCCGCTTCGTGTCCCCGCCGGCGGACTCGTACGCGCGCCAGGTCTGCTCGAGGTCGCCCTTGTAGACGCCCCAGCGTCGCTCGGCGAGCGGGTTCTTCAGGTTCTGCAGGTGGGCCGGCTGCGCCTTCTGCCAGACCTCCTTGTCCCTGAGGTAGGGCCGCTGGGTGCGCTGGACGTGGGGCAGCGCCGTCTTCGACTGCTCGGCCGCGGGCGGCTCCGGCGCCGGTGTCGGCGGGGGAGCGGCCGTGGTCGGCGGTGCGGTCGTGGGTACGGCGGCCGCGGGCTCCGCGGGGCCGGGCTCCTGCTCGTTGCAGCCGGCCAGGGCCACGGTCGCGAGGACGGCGACGAGGGTCGCGAGGGTACGTCGGACGGGGGCTCCAGGGCTGCGCATCGCCGTCGAGGCTAACCCGACGGGCGCCTCGTGCCGAAGTCGCCGGAGCTCCGGGTCGCCCTAGACTGGAACGCGTTCTGTTCCCCGTTCCCGGAGGTCCCGATGCCCTCGCTGCGTTGCCCCTGCGACACCACCCTGCGCGCCGACACCGACGACGAGCTGGTCGAGAAGGTGCAGGAGCACCTCGCGGCCGAGCACCCCGGTCGGGAGTACAGCCGCGAGGAGATCCTCTTCATGGCGATGTGACCCGCCGGGTCACACGATCCGGGGCAGCTGCGACGCCTTGCCGCTGAAGCTCGGCGTGCGCTTGTCCAGGAACGCCGCGACGCCCTCCTTGCCGTCGCCGATCGACGTCCAGAACATGGCGAGCGAGTCGGTGAGGTGCGCCTCGAGCGGGTCGGCGGCCGCGCTGTTGCGGTAGAGCATCTGCTTGGCCAGGCCGAGCGCGACGGGGGAGCGGTCCGTGACGAACGACCGTGCCAGCTCGTACGCCGCCGGGAGCAGCTCGTCGGGCTCGTGGACGCTGCGCAGCAGCCGGCCCGCCAGGGCCTGCTCGGCAGTGAGGATGTCGGCCGAGTAGACCCACTCCAGGGCCTGCTGGATGCCCACGATGCGCGGCAGGAACCAGGTCGAGCAGGCCTCCGGCACGATGCCCAGTCGGCCGAAGACGAACCCGATCCGGGCCTTCGTCGAGGCCAGCCGCAGGTCCATCGCCAGGGTCATGGTGGCGCCGATGCCGACCGCCGGGCCGTTGATCGCGGCGATGACCGGCTTGGGCAGGGCGTGGATCGCCAGGGTGATCTTGCCGCCGGTGTCGCGCACGCCGTCCGCGTACGGCGGCTCGTCGTACGCCGCCCGGAAGGCCTCGGGCGTCGGGGCGAGCGACTCGTCGAGCCCGAACACGTTGCCGTCGGCGGACAGGTCCATGCCGGCGCAGAACGCACGCCCGGAGCCGGTCACCACGACCGCGCGGACGGCGTCGTCGCGGGCTTCGGTGGTGAACACCTGCAGCAGCTCGCGGGCCATGGTGAGGTCGAACGCGTTGAGCGCGTCGGGCCGGTGCAGGGTCAGCGTCGCGATGCCGTCGTCGTCGACGTGCCAGGTCAGGGTCTCGTACACGAGGTCCTCCGGTGGGGTGCGGTCAGCGGGCGAGGCCGGTGGCCGTGCAGAGATCGGGGGTGATCTCGTCGGTCCGGTCGGCAGCGATCTTGCCGAAGAGCTGCTGCGCGCGCTTGGTGTCCCACGTGGTGTCGGCCCGGGCGAGCGGCACGGTGCACGACTTCTCGACCTTGGTCATCGCCAGCGCCCACTTGCCGGCGGCGACCGGGCCGGTCGTCTTGCCGAAGCGGAAGAAGTCCGGCACGGCGCCGTTGAGCTCCCACCAGCGGATCGGGTTGAGCACCGACCACGGGGAGAGCACCTTGTCGCCGACCGCCGCGATCACCTCGCGCTGCTGCTGGACCCGGGCCAGGTCGGAGATCGGGCTGTACTTGCGTGCTCGCGAGTAGGCCAGCGCGGTGGCGCCGTCGACCTCCTGGCAGCCCTTCTTCACGTTGAGTCCGGAGTCCTTGTCCTTGATCCGCTGCTTGGGGCAGATCTCGATGCCGCCGACGGCGTCGACGACCCCGACGAGGCCGCCGAAGCCGATCTCGACGTACTGGTCGACACGCAGACCGGTCGCCTTCTCCAGGGTCTGGACGAGCAGCGGCGTGCCGCCCTTGGCGTACGCCGAGTTGACCTTGCTCCTCCCGAACCCGGGGATCTCGAGGGGGGAGTCGCGGGGGATCGACACCAGCGTCGTCGGGCCGTCGCCGGTGTGCAGCAGCAGGATGGTGTCGGTCAGCTCGGAGGCGGCGTCGCCGGTGTGGAGCTTGCGGCGCTCCTTCGGGGACAGGCCCGCGCGTGAGTCGCTGCCGACGAGCAGGTACGTCGTCCCCGGCTGCTCGGCCGGGCGGTCGGCGCTGGGCTCGAAGTCGACCTTGTCGACCTTGTTCCACGCGATGAGCGGGACGGCCACGAGGAAGGCCAGCCACAGCACCAGCACGAGGAGCACCAGTCGCACGTAGGTGCGCGGCCGGGTCCAGCGCCCGCGCCTCGGCGGGCGGGCCGAGGGGCGCGGCCCACCGGGCTCGGGCGTGGCGCCGTACTGCTGGGCCGGGGGCAGCCGGACCGGCGGCGGCGGCGGACCCGGCGGGGTCGCTCCCGGTCGTCGCTGGACCGGGATCCGGCGGGTGGGTTCGGGGTCGGAGGAGCCGCGGGGA
This genomic interval from Nocardioides kongjuensis contains the following:
- a CDS encoding TetR family transcriptional regulator, whose amino-acid sequence is MPATSRDRLVAAAFELFAGQGYDATTVDEIATRAGTGRSTFFRHFPTKDDVVLPDHEALLGRVDERLATASSAGREVALREAAGIVLAHYLDEGETARTRYRLASTVPAIRDREIASVQRYVRLFGKHVHRWLDAETDGSLRAELVASAVVIGHNHVLRQWLRGEVDDAATAQALVDRALDHALAVLRGPASAGAPTIVITSGGRDVEQVVREVRDALGRA
- a CDS encoding LPXTG cell wall anchor domain-containing protein, with product MLKKLAALATLAAAFAVAPSAPARADDGYTVKIPTVTHIQVITAEPGEPIVLEVSASANYPTPPAGNIAVTVSAGGNAARGAQVAAAKPVFSTTVHFVDKPIRVKGPRLPKGGYLAHAALTPDDAARFLPSSDTTGFRIGAADAGGGDKGGALPNTGGPDLIWLVLGAGLVAAGAGGVGYGRRRSAPAAA
- a CDS encoding DUF1059 domain-containing protein, with amino-acid sequence MPSLRCPCDTTLRADTDDELVEKVQEHLAAEHPGREYSREEILFMAM
- a CDS encoding glycoside hydrolase family 6 protein, yielding MRSPGAPVRRTLATLVAVLATVALAGCNEQEPGPAEPAAAVPTTAPPTTAAPPPTPAPEPPAAEQSKTALPHVQRTQRPYLRDKEVWQKAQPAHLQNLKNPLAERRWGVYKGDLEQTWRAYESAGGDTKRLLGKIALRPKSLWLGDWSGSPEQIGSVVREYVENASGGDPKVLVQLAIFRMDPWEHAVCGGRAPSRGGQDTYRRWIANAARALGRQHTAIILQPDLPFWWCSNRAVTSSLITYAVKTFAAQPNTSVYLDAGAADWSSTPQVGAPRASQAADLLMANGIAEARGFALNATHYVGTEESVAYGAELVRILRARGVKGVHFVVDTAQNGNGMTWPEVEAQGSRVNDNARVCGSTSDRRGCVTLGIPPTSRVGDERWGLSKQTSREAKQYVDGFLWYARPWLFMQANWKGADRAIGMARSTGWFAP
- a CDS encoding acyl-CoA dehydrogenase family protein, producing the protein MYALSEEHQAIREAVRAICDAKVAPFAAEVDEQARFPREAAEALRAADFHAPHVPEAYGGAGADALATVLVIEEIARADVSASLIPAVNKLGSLPVMIGGSEELKQKYLGRLAAGEGFSYCLSEPDAGSDAANQKTRAVRDGDAWILNGTKRWISNAGESEFYTVLATTDPDARTKGISAFVVEKGDAGVSFGAPEKKLGIKGSPTREVYFDNVRIPADRIIGEEGKGFEYAMKTLDHTRVTIAAQAVGVAQGALDYALEYAKERQQFGKAIADFQGLQFLLADMGMKVEAARQLTYAAAGRSERGDSDLTFFGAAAKCFASDVAMEVTTNAVQVLGGYGYTRDYPVERMMRDAKITQIYEGTNQVQRIVMARQLLAGVQSEI
- the purE gene encoding 5-(carboxyamino)imidazole ribonucleotide mutase; this encodes MTARVGIVMGSDSDWPVMKAAAEALREFGISYEADVVSAHRMPAEMLAYGQDAAGRGLSVIIAGAGGAAHLPGMLAAVTPLPVIGVPVPLKYLDGMDSLLSIVQMPAGVPVATVAIGGARNAGLLAVRILAATDPALQRRMADFQAELKLAAEAKGAVVRDQ
- a CDS encoding LCP family protein, which translates into the protein MAGRGNDTGGTGGEDFDWVYGSGSQDGPRGSSDPEPTRRIPVQRRPGATPPGPPPPPVRLPPAQQYGATPEPGGPRPSARPPRRGRWTRPRTYVRLVLLVLVLWLAFLVAVPLIAWNKVDKVDFEPSADRPAEQPGTTYLLVGSDSRAGLSPKERRKLHTGDAASELTDTILLLHTGDGPTTLVSIPRDSPLEIPGFGRSKVNSAYAKGGTPLLVQTLEKATGLRVDQYVEIGFGGLVGVVDAVGGIEICPKQRIKDKDSGLNVKKGCQEVDGATALAYSRARKYSPISDLARVQQQREVIAAVGDKVLSPWSVLNPIRWWELNGAVPDFFRFGKTTGPVAAGKWALAMTKVEKSCTVPLARADTTWDTKRAQQLFGKIAADRTDEITPDLCTATGLAR
- a CDS encoding enoyl-CoA hydratase-related protein; this translates as MYETLTWHVDDDGIATLTLHRPDALNAFDLTMARELLQVFTTEARDDAVRAVVVTGSGRAFCAGMDLSADGNVFGLDESLAPTPEAFRAAYDEPPYADGVRDTGGKITLAIHALPKPVIAAINGPAVGIGATMTLAMDLRLASTKARIGFVFGRLGIVPEACSTWFLPRIVGIQQALEWVYSADILTAEQALAGRLLRSVHEPDELLPAAYELARSFVTDRSPVALGLAKQMLYRNSAAADPLEAHLTDSLAMFWTSIGDGKEGVAAFLDKRTPSFSGKASQLPRIV
- a CDS encoding CoA-binding protein; its protein translation is MTTTSHLDPETIDWMLDEATTWAVVGLSGNPDRTAYRIAELLQARGKKIVPIHPSAPVVLGEQGYATLADVPFPIDVVDVFRRSEDAGRFADEAVAVGAGGVWFQLGVVDEAAFARTRAAGVPMVMDTCPAIEWRKRAR
- a CDS encoding class E sortase, translated to MTQTERPDDTDVAPERVRRRRSRPADAPSGKASVSTGRRISFWTGCGLIVAGLAVLGWVAWQFWGTNWQSGQRQDDVRRALQSGWGDGQDVVRTDFGNATAIVHIPKFGKDYAVPVLEGSSQEVLAAGVGHMADTADAGAAGNYVLAGHRVTHGEPFAELPSLEPGDEVVVETRAATYTYVLDTGGQDLVIPFTQTWVLDPKPVNPHGGTQPPADAGDHLITLLTCSEIFHTDNRSVVFGHLVETKPTGESAAG